In the Gemmatimonadaceae bacterium genome, GGCGTAGATGATGCCGCCGAAGCGCGGCTTCTCGCCGGGCCGTCCCTTGATCAGGCCACGCTGGTTGGCGATCACGCCGACCGCGATGCCGTCGATGCGGGCATCGGCGCAGATGACCTCGCGCGCCAGGTCCGCCTGGAACTCCTGCATCGAGCCGGCATCCACCACCGCGTCGAGGACATGGTGCATGTCGTACGACATGCGGTGGTCGGACGGCAGCACGTCGTAGAGCGACTCCGGCGCGCGGGCCGGTGCCTGCACCGCGATGTCGGCCGTCCGCGCGTCGTGGTGCGCGCCGGGGAGCCGTGCGATCATGTCGCGCAGGAGCTGCAGGCAGTGTGGATCATCGTCCGCCGTGTAGTGCGCCACGCCGCTGACGGCGGTGTGGGTGGCGGCCCCGCCCAGCGTCTCCCCGTCGATGACCTGCCCGGTGGCGCCCTTCACCAGGTTCGGCCCGCCGAGCCCCATGAATGCGGTGCCCTTCACCATCACGATCACGTCGCTGAGCGCCGGCAGGTAGGCACCACCGGCGATGCACGGGCCCATGACGGCCGCGAACTGCGGGATGCGCAGGTACCGCCGCATGACCGAGTTGTAGTGGAAGATGCGCGCGGCGCCGTACTGCCCGGGGAAGACGCCGCCCTGGTAGGGCAGGTTCACGCCGGCGCTGTCGACGAGGTAGACGATCGGCAGGCGGCACCGCATCGCGAGTTCCTGCGCACGGAGGATCTTGCGGATGGTCTCCGGCCACCACGAGCCCGCCTTGACCGTGGCATCGTTGGCCACGACCACCACCTCGCGGCCGTGGACCATGCCGAGCCCCGTGACCACGCCGGCAGCAGGCGCCTGGCCCTCGTACTGGTCATAGGCGACGAGCAGGCCGAGTTCGAGGAACGGGGCGCCGGCATCGCAGAGCCCCGTCACCCGCTCGCGGGCGGTGAGCTTGCCGCGGGCATGCTCCTTCGCGGCGCGCTCCGCCCCGCCCCCTTCCCGCACCCGAGCCTCGACCGCACGCACTGCGTCGCTGAGCTGTCGCAGGCGCGTGGTCACGTCGGCTGCGACTCCCTGTCCGCGAACCAGGTGCGGATGAAGTCCACCAGGTCGGCGGTGCTGGTGCCGGGGCCGAAGAGCTGGCCGACCCCCTGCGCGCGGAGCGCCTCCATGTCCTCCTTCGGGATGATGCCGCCGCCGGTGAGGAGGATGTCGTCGCGCCCCTGCTCCCGCAGCAGGGCCAGCACCCGCGGGAAGAGCGTCATGTGCGCCCCGGACAGGATCGAGAGGCCGACGACGTCCACGTCCTCCTGGACGGCGGCTGTGGCAATCATCTCGGGCGTCTGGTGGAGCCCTGTATAGATCACTTCCATGCCGGCGTCACGGAGGGCGGCGGCGACGACCTTGGCACCACGGTCGTGGCCGTCGAGCCCCGGTTTCGCCACCAGCACGCGAATGGGTCGAGTCATCGGGAGGAGGTCGTGGGAACGTGGGACAGGTGGGAAAATCTAGCGTGCCGCCCGGCGGGCCCGCTGGCGGGGCCGGACCAGCTTCCGCGCGACCAGCAGCATCTCGGCCGAGGTGCGCCGGAGCGGCCGGTCCTCGAGGCCATCGTACACCGCCTCGACCGCCAGTCCGGCGGCGGCACAGAGCTCGACCAGCCGGGTGGCCGTGTAGAGCCGGATCCGGTGCATCCGCTGGCCGCTGCCGGACGGTCCGTGCCAGGTGGTCTGGATGGTGATCTCCCCGCTGAGCGGATCGAACGCGCGATCGTGGCTCACCGTGGTGCCATCGGCCGTCTTCCAGCTGTCGCGGCCCACCCAGCGCGCCACGACGCCGTCGCGGCTCCCGCCGTACCACACCAGGCGCCCGCCCGGGGCCAACACCCGGGCGAACTCGCCGATGACCCGCGCATCGTCCTGCGCGTCGTCGAAGAACCCGAAGGAGGTGAACAGGTTCAGCACGGCGTCGAAGCGCCCGGTCCACTCGGCGGGGAGGGCGCGCATGTCGCCGCGCTTGTAGCGGAGACGCCGGCCGGTGCCGCGCGCCCGGGCCAGCCGCAGGAGCGGCAGGGAGTAGTCGAGCCCCGTCACGTCGTAGCCCGCCTCGGCCAGCAGGTGGGCGTGCCGTCCCTGGCCGCAGGGACAGTCGAGGATGCGCGCCCCGTCAGGCAGTTCGAGCAGTTCCTGCAGCCGCGTCACCTCGGCCCGGTTGATCGTCTCGTGGAAGAGCGGCTCGAACTCGAGCAGGTAGCTCTCGTCGAAGTAGGTCGCCCACCACGGCTCGTCCCCGCCCGTGCGGCGCGTCAGAAGAACACCGGCTCGCGATAGGCGCCGAAGACATCCTCCAGCGCCGCGCGGATCTCGTAGAGCGTGCCGTAGCTGCGGGCGCAGTCGAGGATGAGCGGCACCAGGTTGGCGCTGCCGCGCGCCCCCGCGCGGAGCGCCTCGAGGTGCCGGGCGACGGCGTCGTTGTCACGGCCGGCACGCATCGCCGCCATCCGGGCGCGCTGCTCGCGCTCCGCATCCATGCCGACCTTCAGCAGCGGGATGGTGATCTCCTCGTCGTCGTTGGCGAACGCATTCACGCCCACCACGAGGCGCCGCCGCTGCTCGATCTCCCACTGATGGCGCGACGCGGCCTCGGCGATCTTCCGCTGGAACCACCCTTCCTCCAGGCCCTTCACCACCCCGCCCTGCTCGTCGATCTGTGCGAACAGCGACTCGGCCTCCCGTTCCAGCCGGTCGGTGAGTGCCTCGACGTAGTACGAGCCGCCGAGCGGGTCCATGACATTCGGCACGCCGGTCTCGTGGGCGAGGATCTGCTGCGTGCGGAGGGCCACCTGCACCGCCGCTTCCGTCGGCAGCGCGAGCGTCTCGTCCATCGAGTTGGTGTGCAGCGACTGCGTGCCGCCGAGCACGGCCGCCAGTGCCTGGTAGGCCACGCGTGCCACGTTGTTCATCGGCTGCTGCGCGGTGAGCGTGACGCCGGCCGTCTGCGAGTGGAAGCGCAACATCCACGACTTCGGGTCACGGGCCCCGTATTTCTCACGCAGCACGCGGGCCCAGATGCGGCGTGCCGCCCGCAGCTTCGCGATCTCCTCGAAGAAGTCGTTGTGGATGTCGAAGAAGAACGAGAGGCGGGGGGCGAACGTGTCGACGTCCAGGCCGCGCGCGATGCCGCGCTCGACGTAGGTGAAGCCGTCGGCGAGTGTGAAGGCCAGCTCCTGTGCCGCCGTCGCCCCCGCCTCGCGGATGTGGTAGCCCGAGATCGAGATCGTGTTGAACAGCGGGGCGTGCGTGGCGCTCCACTCGAAGCCGTCGACGATCAGGCGCAGCGCCGGCTCGATCGGGAAGCACCAGGCGTGCTGCGCCATGTACTCCTTGAGGATGTCGTTCTGCACGGTGCCGCGGATCTTCGAGGCCGGCACGCCCTGCTTCTCGGCCGCCGCGACATAGAAGCAGTAGATGATCAAGGCAGGCCCGTTGATCGTCATCGACGTCGAGACCTGGTCGAGCGGGATCCCGTCGAACAGTGTCTCCATGTCGGCCAGCGACGAGATCGAGACGCCGGTCTTGCCGACCTCGCCCTCGGAACGCGGATGGTCCGCGTCGTAGCCCATCAGCGTCGGGAAGTCGAACGCCACCGAGAGGCCGGTCTGCCCCTGCGACAGCAGGAACTTGAAGCGCGCGTTGGTGTCGCGTGCCGACCCGAAGCCGGCGAACTGCCGCATGGTCCAGAGCTTCCCGCGGTACCCGGTGGGATGGATGCCCCGGGTGTACGGCCACGCCCCCGGCACCTCGAGCGCCGTCTCGGGATCGGGGCCGTCGAGTGGCGTGTACAGCGCGTCGACCTCACTGGCCGAGTTGACGTACGCCGTGTCGCGCTTGCTGCCGGCCTCGAAGCGGGCACGCCAGGCGGCCACCTCGGCGCGGAGGCGCGCGAGCTCGTCCTGCTGGTCGCGATCCGTGCCGGAGAGATCGGGAATCGAAGTCATGTCTGGAGCCCCGCCATCAGGGTTGCACTGCGCGCCAGGAGCGCATCAGCGATCGCGAAGGGCGTGGACTCACCACGCTCCAGCGCCGGGATCGCGGCGTCGATGAACGCCTGCGTGCCGGCATCGGACCAGAGCCGCCGGCGCAGCCGGTCCTCGGCCACCTCGACGATGCGCTCGCGCATCCGGCTGCGCCGGCGCGCCGCCAGCCCTCCGGACGCCGCAAGGTAGTCGAAGTGCCGGGTGATGGCCGCGGCCAGTTCCGGGATGCCGCGGCCGTCGGCGGCGACGGTGTTCACCACCGCGGGCACCCAGTTCCCGGTGCCATGCGGATCGGCGCTGGCCTCGCGCGCGGCCCGTCCGGGCGAGAGCGCCTTGCGGGCCTCCTCACGCGCCTCGGCTCCCAGGGCGCGCAGGTCCACGCCGTGGTGCGATGGCACGCCGCGCATCACGTCGCCCATCCGCATGCCGAGCATCAGTTCGATGTCGCCGCGCAGCCGGTCGGCCCCGGGGCGGTCGCTCTTGTTCACCACGAAGAGGTCGGCGATCTCCATCACCCCCGCCTTGAGCGTCTGGATGCTGTCCCCGCTTTCCGGGACGAGCACGACGACGCTGGTGTCGGCGGTGCGCGCCACATCGAGCTCACTCTGGCCCACGCCGACCGTCTCGATCAGGATGCGATCGAAGCCGAATCCGTCGAGCACGTCGCAGGTTTCGCGGGTGGCGGCCGCCAGCCCGCCCAGCGAGCCGCGGGTGGCCATCGAGCGGATGTAGACCCCCGGGTCGAGGGCGACCCGCTCCATGCGGATGCGGTCGCCGAGCAGCGCGCCGCCGGTGAACGGCGACGTCGGGTCCACCGCGACCACCGCCACCGTCAGTCCCTCCGTGCGCATCGCCTCGACGAGTGCCGTGGTGATGGTGCTCTTGCCGGCGCCAGGCGGGCCGGTGATGCCGATGCGGCGCGCACGCCCGAGCCGCGGGTGCAGCGCCGCCAGCAGCGCATCGAACCCGTCGCGATGGTTCTCGACGATGGAGATGGCGCGGGCGAGGGCCGCGCGCTGCCCGGCATCGAACCGCGCCAGCAGCGACGCGATGGCGGGAGGCGGGGTGAGGGACTGCGCGACGGGCTCGGTCATGGCAGCGGCGCGTGTGGGTGGTGCTCGTCGTGCTCGTCGTCGATGTCACCGACGACCTCCTCGAGCAGGTCCTCCAGCGTGACCAGCCCGAGCACAGGCCCGTCGCCCTCGCGCACGATGGCCAGGTGCTGGCGGTTCTGGAGCATCGCGAACAGCTGGTCGCTGCACTTGCGGTCGATCGAGGCGGTGCCGACGGGCCGCAGCGGCAGCGCCTCCTCGCCTTCACTGGTGAGGACGTCGCGCACGTGCACCATCCCGACCACGCGGTCGAGCGAGCCGGCATAGACCGGCACGCGACTGTACCCCGACTGCGCGATCTGGCGCGCCTGGTCGGCATGCGAGAGCCCGACCTCGAGCGCGAAGACCTGGTCGCGGGGCGTGAGCACGTCGCGCAGCGTCTTGTCGCCGAACTCCACCAGCCCGGTGATGATCTCCCGCTCCCCCGGCAGGCTCACGCCCTCACGCTCGCCCTCGCGGAGCAGCACCTCGAGCGCCTCGCGCTCCACCTCGGCGGGCGTGCCGGCGAGCTCCGGTCGCAGCAGTCGCTCGAGCGCGCGGGCCGGCAGGAGGAACACGCCGAGCAGCACTTCCACCACCTGCAGCAGCGGCAGGAGGAACGGTGACAGCGGCACGGCCCAGCGCTGCCCGATCGCACGGGGGATCGCGAGGCCGGCGACCAGCACGCCGACCGCCGTCACCACCAGCCAGGCCGCCAGCGCCGTCGGCCGTGCCTGCAGCGTGATGGCGAGCATGGCCCCGCCCGCGAGGACGATCGTGGCGGCGCCGGCGCCGGCGGCGAGCTGGAGGCGTTGCGGCTGCTCGAGATACGCCTCCGCCAGCGCGGCACCACGCAGCCGCTGTTCCACCCAGTGGCGCAGCCAGATGCGGCTCACCGCCCGCACGGCGTGTGAGGCGAGTGTCATCGACGCCACGCCGGCGACGATCAGGATCACGAGCAGGAGCGGGCCGATCATGCCTCATCCCCCTCGTCGGCGGGCTCCGCCACCGGGTCCAGCCGCTCGAAGTACACGCGCAGCACCTGGCGCCGCCGCACCTGCTCGACCACCACGCGGAACCCCGCGATCTCGAGGCGCTCCCCGGGACGCGGCACGCGACCCAGCCGCTCCATCACCAGGCCGCCCACCGTGCCGACTTCCTCGCTCTCGATGTCCACCCCGAGCGTCTCCGAGAGCTCGTCGAGCGTCACGCGGCCGTGCACCCAGAACTCGCGCCCGTCGCGGCTGTCGAACTGCCGCTCCGCCTCGGCATCGTGCTCGTCGTCGATCTCGCCGACGACCTCCTCGAGGATGTCCTCGATGGTCACGACGCCGGCGGTGCCGCCGTATTCATCCATCACGATCGCCATGTGGGTGCGCTGAGCGCGGAATTCGCGCAGCAGTGCGTCGATCGGCTTCGTCGGCGGGATGTAGAAGCCGGGCCGCATGCGACGGATCCAGCCCCCCTCCGGCTCGGCGTCGTCGAGGATGTCGGCGAGCAGGTCCTTCACGTACAGCACGCCGATCACGTCGTCGATCTGCTCCTTGTACACCGGCAGGCGCGAGTGCGCCGACGCGCGGAAGCGGTCGACCACCTCGGACCATGGCGTGTCGCGGTCCAGCGCCACCAGCTCGACGCGCGGCGTCATGATCTCCTGCACCTGCGTCTCGCCGAGGGAGAAGGCCCCTTCGAGGAGGGTCTTCTCCTTGCCGGTGACATCCGCCTCGGCGGCGACCACGTCGAGGAACTGCTCGGTTGCGACATCATCGGCATCGGCATCGGCCTTTGCCACCGGGAAGCTCGCGGCGAGGCCGTGCTCGGTCTTCTCCATCAGCAGCACGATCGGGGTCGCGAGCAGCGTGATGAAGGCCGCCCAGCCCGACAGCCAGTTGCTGGGCGTGGCGGCCCGCGTTGCGCCGACCGTGCGCGAGAACGTCTCGGCGGCGCCCACGGCCACCAGCAGCAGCACGAGCGTGGCGAGCAGTTCCGGGCCGTCCTCGCCCCACAGGGTCGGGGCGGCGGCACCGGCGCCGAGGAAGCAGAGCAGTCGCGTGCCACTGAGCGCGCGGTGGACACGATCGCGATCGCGCACGAGCCAGGCACGCCGGACGTCGTCGGCGGGTCCGGCCGTGAGGCTCGAGACGAGCCCGTCCGCGGCGACGCATGCGCCGGCGGCGAGCATGAGCGATGCGAAGAGGAGCCAGGGCAGCATGTCGCTCAGACGAGGCCGCGACGGATGGCGGCGCGCAGGTACTTCTCCTGCGCGCGCCACATCGGCGACGTGAGTCGGCCGTCACCCTCCGGATGCTCGTTACCCAGCGCGTGCAGGGCACCATGGATCACCAGGCGGGCGAGCTCCTCGCGCACCGGGACCTTCCACGCCTTCGCGTTCGCGCGCGCGACATCGGGACAGATGTACACGTCGGCGGTCACCGGCGCGTCGGCGGAGGGGCGCGTGAGCTCGAAGGTGATGATGTCGGTGGCCCCGGGATGCCCGAGCTGCTCCCGGTGCATGCGCGCCATGGCGCGCGACGTCAGGAACGTCACGCTGATCACGGCATCGGGAACCTGCTCGGCCCGCAGCGTGAGGTGCACCAGCGCCGTCACGCGCGCCGCACTGAGGGGCGCACGCATGCCGGGCGCGCTCATCTCGACCTGGACGGCCATCAGCGCCGCCCCGTGGTGCGAGCGGCGCTGCGTCGCTGTGGAGGCTCAGTTGCCGCTGTCATGTGCATAGGCCCGGATGATGTCGCGCACGAGCCGGTGCCGGACGACGTCGGCCTCGCTGAAGTAGTGGAACGCGATGCCCTCGACGCCGGGCAGGATGCGCTCGACCTGCATCAACCCGGACTGCTCGCGCGTCGGCAGGTCGATCTGGGTCTTGTCGCCGGTGATGACGATCTTCGAGTTCACGCCGAGGCGCGTGAGGAACATCTTCATCTGCGCGTTGGTGGCGTTCTGGGCCTCGTCGAGGATCACGAATGCGTCACCGAGCGTGCGGCCGCGCATGAACGCCAGCGGGGCGATCTCGATCACGCGGGTCTCGAGCGCCTTGATCACGCGCTCGGGGGGCATCATCTCGTCGAGCGCATCGTAAAGCGGGCGCAGGTACGGGTCGACCTTGGCCTGCATGTCACCCGGCAGGAAGCCCAGGGACTCCCCGGCCTCCACCGCCGGCCGGGCGAGCACGATCTTGCGCACGCGCTTGCGCATGAGGGCATCCACGGCAGCCGCCACGGCCAGGTACGTCTTGCCGGTGCCGGCCGGCCCGATGCCGACCACGATGTCGTGCTCGGCGATCTTCTGGAGGTACTCCGCCTGGCCGGGGGTCTTGGCCTGCACGACGCGCTTGATGCCGGGCAGCGCCAGCCGCGACGGGTCGATCGGCCCGGCGTCGCTGCCCGCGTCCTCCGACATGCGCAGCACGTCGTCGGCGGTGAACGAGGCCCGCTGCCGGGCCGCCTCCACCATGCGCTGCGCCGTGTGCATGGCGCGGTCCACCGCGGTCGGCTCACCCGCGAGCGTGATCGCCTCGCCCCGCATGCCGACGCGCACCCCGTGGATCCGACCCAGCTCGACGAGGTTCGAGTCGTTCACGCCCGCCAGCGTGAGCAGGTCGGCGCCTTCCGTCGACACCTTCTGCGTCACCAGGGTGGTTCCCGTCACGAGGGCTCCTTGATCTGCACGGCGATGTTGAGCGCGCTGAGGTCGCGCTCACTGACCGGACTCGGTGCACCCTCGAACAGGGCGCGGGCCGCAGTGGTCTTGGGGAATGCAATCACGTCGCGCAGCGATGTGGAACCGGCCAGCAGCATCGCGATCCGGTCGAAGCCCAGCGCGAAGCCGCCGTGGGGCGGCGCGCCGGCGCCGAGGCCGTCGAGCAGGAAGCCGAACCGGCGCTGGATCTCATCCTTCGGCACCTTGAGCAGGCGGAAGATCGTCTCCTGCACGACGGGATCGGTGATGCGGATGGAGCCGGAGCCGAGTTCGTTGCCGTTGTAGACGGCGTCGTAGTGCATGGCGCGGCATTCCCACGGGGCGGACTCGAGCTTGCCGGTGTCGTCAGGGTGCGGTGCGGTGAAGGGGTGGTGCGATGGTGTGTGCTCGCCTGTGGCCGCATCCAGCTCGAACAGCGGGAAGTCCACGATCCAGCAGAAGGCGTGCGCCGTGGTGGGCGCCTGTCCGGGGCGGCGGGTGAGCTCGAGGCGCACCTGGCCCAGCGCGGGGAGCACCGCGGCGTTCGCCCCGACGCCGGCGACCAGCAGGTCGCCCACGGTGCCGCCGATCGCCTCGAGGGTCGCCGTGCCGAACGCCTTCGTGCCCTGCCCTTCCCAGCCGGCATCGGTGCGCTTCGCCCAGAGCAGGCCGCCAAGCCCGTTCGCCTTCGCGATCGCGGCCAGCGCATCGACCTCCTTCCGCGACAGCGCAGCACCACCGGGCACCCGGATCCCGCGCAGGGTGCCGCCGGTGGCGAGGCCATCCTGCACGAATGCCGCCGCATCACCCTGCACCTGCGCCGTCCAGTCCTCCAGCTCCAGGCCAAAGCGCATGTCGGGCTTGTCGATGCCGAAACGCTCCATCGCCTCGTGCCACGACAGGCGCGGGAACGGCGTCGCCACCGCGTGGCCCGCCTCCGCCCAGAGTGCCACGAGCACGCGCTCGATGGTGGCCTGCACGTCCTCCTGTGTCACGAACGCGCACTCGATGTCGATCTGCGTGAACTCCGGCTGGCGGTCGGCGCGCAGGTCCTCGTCGCGGAAGCAGCGCGCGATCTGGAAGTACCGATCGAAGCCCGCCACCATCAGCAGCTGCTTGTAGATCTGCGGCGACTGCGGCAGCGCGTAGAACTCGCCCGGGTGCACGCGGCTCGGCACGAGGTAGTCGCGGGCGCCCTCGGGCGTGGTCTTGGTGAGGATCGGCGTCTCGATCTCGAGGAAGCCGTGCGAGGCGAGGGCGTGCCGCGCCACCTGCAGCAGCCGGTGCCGCAGGATCAGGTTCGCCTGCAGTTCCGGGCGGCGCAGGTCGAGGATGCGGTGCTTGAGCCGCAGTTCCTCGGCCGCGAGCTTCTCGTCCTTGCCGCGTGCCACGGGGATCGCCGGCGTCGCCGCCGGGCCGACCACCCGCAGCGCCGTGACCTGCAGCTCGATGGTGCCCGTCTCGAGGTCGCGGTTCACCATCTCCACCGGGCGTGCCGCCACCACCCCCTCGACCTCCACCACCGTCTCCGCGCCGAGGCGGCCCGCGAGGGCGATCACCTCCGGGGGGGAGAAGCGCGGGTCACAGGTGGCCTGGAGCAGCCCCGCGCGGTCGCGCAGGTCCAGGAACACGATCGAGCCGAGGGAACGGTTGCGATGCACCCAGCCGCCAAGCCGGACGGTCTCACCGGCGTGACCGGCACGCAGTTCGCCGCAGAGATGGGTGCGACGGGCAGTGGCGAAGAGCGAGGGAACGGTCACGCAACGAGCTCCCGGCGCCGCATGAGCGCCGACACGAGAGAGAGTCCGGTCACCGCGCCCGCGGTGTCGGCCATCCAGTCGCGCGCATCCATGCGACGACTGGGAATGAACTGCTGGTGCCACTCATCGAGCGCACCGAGCGCGGAGACGACGACCACCCAGAGCAATGCGCGGCGCACCGACCCGGTCATCGCCGCCCACGCGACGGCGGCGCCGAGGATGGCGTAGGCCGTGAAGTGCACGACCTTGTCGCTGTTGTGCGGCATAGCGGGTGGACGTGGCCACGACGTCGCCGTCGCGATCCCGATCACGACGGCCAGCGGGAGCAGCCAGCGCATCCAGCGCGGGACGCCGCCACGCCCGGGCGCACCACCCGGCCTGCCGTTCAGGGAACCTCCGCGCCGACGAGCCGCTGCATGAACGCCTCCGCGCTGCCGGCGCGGGCCAGATCATCCCGCACCGCCTCGTTGCGGAGCATGCGCGAAATGCGGCCGAGCGCGCGGACATGCGCGCCGGCGGCATTCTCGGGGCCGAGGAGCAGGAAGAAGAGCGAGACCGGCTGTCCGTCGAGTGCATCGAACGCGATCGGCTCCGGTGCGACGCCGGCGGCGAGCACCACCCGATCCACCTCTCCCGTCCGGCCGTGCGGAATGGCGATCGCGCTCCCGATGCCTGTGCTGAGGAGCCGCTCGCGCTCCAGCACGGCGGCGACGATGCGTTCGAGCGCGTCAGGTCCGGCCGACGGCAGCGCGAGCTGGACCAGCTCACGCAGCACGTCGCCCTTCGTATGACTCGCCAGCGGAACCTTGACGCGCTCCGGTATCAGGAGATCGGACAGCACTGCTCGATGGTGTCGGGGAAAAGGTGAAAGCTAGCAGCCCCGGCACCTCCCGGGTAGCGACGCAGCGCGCAACGCATTGCGGGACATGGCCTTGGCGCACTTCGCCGGGTCCCGGCGCGCGCGTCCGGGCACCCCCGGCCGCACGGTGCCCGTTAGCTTGCGGAGTGACCGACCCAATCAACCTCCTCGACCTGACCCCGGCCGCAGCCGCGGCGACGCTGCGCGACGCGATGGAGGCGCTCGGTCAGCCGGCCTACCGTGCCGCTCAGGTGCTGCGACGGCTGTGGGTGAACCCGGCGCCCGATTTCGCCGCCATGCGCGAACTGCCGCCGTCGCTGCGGGAGGCGCTCGCCGCGCGCTTCACGCTCCCGCGGCTGACGCTCGCCGTGCGCCAGGCATCGACCGACGGCACCGAGAAGTTCCTCTTCACGCTCGCCGACGGCCAGTCGATCGAGACGGTCGCCATTCCCGACGGCGACCGGATGACGTTCTGCCTCTCGTCACAGGCCGGCTGCGCGCTGGCCTGTGCCTTCTGTGCCACGGGTGTGATGGGGTTCCAGCGGAACCTCGCGGTGCACGAGATCGCCGGTCAGGTGCGGGAACTGGCGCTGCTCGACCCGCCCGTGCGGGCGTCGAACATCGTGTTCATGGGTATGGGCGAGCCGCTCATGAACTGGCGCGCCGTGGACCCGGCGCTGACGATCCTCAATGCCCCCGAGGGGTTCGGGATCGGCGCCCGCCACATCACGGTGAGCACCGTCGGCGTGCTTCCCGGCATCGTCGCGCTCGGTGAGCGCCCGGAGCAGTTCCGGCTCGCCATCTCGATCCATGCCCCGAACGACGCGCTGCGCCAGGAGCTGATGCCGGTGAACACGAAGTTCCCGCTGGCCGACGTGATCGCTGCCGCCGCGACCTTCGACCGCCGCGTCACGTTCGAGTACGTGATGCTCGGCGGCGTGAACGACCGGCGGACCCACGCACAGCAGCTCGCCGCCCTGGCGCGGGACTGCAAGGCGTTCGTGAACCTGATCCCGTTGCACCCTGGTGGCGGACTCGGGTTCGAGCCGACGCCGCGCGACGGCATCCATCAGTTCGCGACGATGATCCGCGATGCCGGTGTGGAGGTGGCCATCCGCCGCAGCCGCGGCCTGGACATCAGCGCCGCCTGCGGGCAGCTGCGCGTGGAGAAGCTCGGCCGCAGGCGCATCGCGTCACCATCCTGAGCCGGGTGGGGGCCGGGGGACGCCCGGTCAGGGATGGAACGCGTCGGCTGGTGGGCGATACGACGTGCCGAGTTTCACCGTGAGGTCCAGTCCCCGGTCGAGCGAGTCGCGCCCACGCTCCACCTGCGCGCCGCCGAGCACGCGCGCCATCCGTTCGGCAGCCTCCGGCTTGTTGCTGTAGTCCACGACGACGGTCCCGCTTCGCCGCCCGCCCGGATCGGTGCCGTAGGTGACGACGTCGAAGCCGCGGTCGCGGATCAGGAACGTGGCACGTCGTGCGAGCCCGGCGACGCCGCTGGCATTGAGCACCTCGACCAGCACCCGCTGCCCCTGCGGCGCGCTGGTGGTGTCGCCGGTCGCAACGATGGAGTCGCGCTGCGTGAAGCGGCGCGCACCGAACACACCGACCGCGATCACGGCAAGCGCGAAGCCGCCCAGCAACAACTGCCGGCCACGCGTCATCGGACCGCGTTCCACATCGCGACGGTCTCGGGGTGCAGTCCCTTCCCTTCTCGCAGCGACCATTCGAGCCGCACCTTCACGACCTGGCGGAAGACTCCTGCGAAGTCGCCGGGGACCATCTGCGCCAGCCAGGCCCGTTCTGCCAGCATGAACTTGCGGCCGGGCTCGAGGAAATCGGCCATGAAGAGCGCCTGGCCGGTGCGACCCCACCCCGGATTGCCGAGGGTGTGCCAGCGGATGGCGTCGAGGACGTCACGGCGTGGCTCACCGAGCGCCTCGAGGCGCGCCGCCGCCGCCGGCCCGTGCAGGATCTCGACCGGCGCATGGAGGTCGCCGGAGAGTTCGCGCAGCAGTTCCTCGTCGGCATCGCGCAGGGCGTCGTGCCAGATGCCGGCATCGTGCCAGGCGGTGCGCTCGCCGGCCGGGATGTCCATGGCCCTTGCCCAGCCATCGAGCAGGTCGGTCACGCGAGCGATGTGCTCGCGGCGCTTGGGCGAGGCGACGGCCCAGGGAGGCAGCTTCATGACGTGAGCGGGGACGGTGCGCATTCGGACGGCGGGAAAGGTTCGCCAAGTCGGTGGTTGTCGAGCAGTCGGGTGGAGCCGACGCGCACCGCGAGGATGATGCACCGCCCGGGTGCGGCGGTGGTGGAGGGCGCGAGGTCGGTGGGGTCGACGATCGCGAGGTAGTCGACCGTCGCGCGCGGCTCGGCGGCGAGACAGGCCAGGCCGATGGCGCAGAGTGCGGCGCCGTCCCGTTCCCCGCCGGTGAAGGCGTCGCACATCGCGCGCAGCGTGTCAGGCAGCACACGGGCGGCGCGGCGCTGTGC is a window encoding:
- a CDS encoding PTS sugar transporter subunit IIA; translated protein: MLSDLLIPERVKVPLASHTKGDVLRELVQLALPSAGPDALERIVAAVLERERLLSTGIGSAIAIPHGRTGEVDRVVLAAGVAPEPIAFDALDGQPVSLFFLLLGPENAAGAHVRALGRISRMLRNEAVRDDLARAGSAEAFMQRLVGAEVP
- a CDS encoding LytR C-terminal domain-containing protein, which encodes MTRGRQLLLGGFALAVIAVGVFGARRFTQRDSIVATGDTTSAPQGQRVLVEVLNASGVAGLARRATFLIRDRGFDVVTYGTDPGGRRSGTVVVDYSNKPEAAERMARVLGGAQVERGRDSLDRGLDLTVKLGTSYRPPADAFHP
- the rlmN gene encoding 23S rRNA (adenine(2503)-C(2))-methyltransferase RlmN — translated: MTDPINLLDLTPAAAAATLRDAMEALGQPAYRAAQVLRRLWVNPAPDFAAMRELPPSLREALAARFTLPRLTLAVRQASTDGTEKFLFTLADGQSIETVAIPDGDRMTFCLSSQAGCALACAFCATGVMGFQRNLAVHEIAGQVRELALLDPPVRASNIVFMGMGEPLMNWRAVDPALTILNAPEGFGIGARHITVSTVGVLPGIVALGERPEQFRLAISIHAPNDALRQELMPVNTKFPLADVIAAAATFDRRVTFEYVMLGGVNDRRTHAQQLAALARDCKAFVNLIPLHPGGGLGFEPTPRDGIHQFATMIRDAGVEVAIRRSRGLDISAACGQLRVEKLGRRRIASPS